A window of Fusarium fujikuroi IMI 58289 draft genome, chromosome FFUJ_chr10 genomic DNA:
atggtgagtcTTTCAACTTATTCGTGACGTTTTGTAGAAAGACCGTCCTACCCTACAGAAGTGTCATGAGTCGGCGATTTCTTCTTTCAGGCTGCCTTGGTAGCCGACGCCAAGAACATCGCTTCAGCTAGGATCCGCAGCCCTGTCGCTTTAGCTCCCCAAGCCAAACACTCGTTGGTTGATTTCCATGATCCTAGCCAGCATTGAGGCACAGATCCTTGTATGATGCCTAAATCGTTCCATATTTAAGCCAAGGGCAACCAACGAGAGTCTAGATTGTCCTCGTGTAAAATTAGACCGGCCGCTGATGACGGAAACATAAACACCACCTCATTCCCGGCCCTAACGGTTCCCTCTTGTTCTTTGACGCCATTCACTCTTTTCCCATGGCGACGTTCAGTTTATTACATGCcgctcttcttttttgggTGGCTCTGGCAGCTGCCCAGGGTTCCGACCTGAAGGCTCTCAAACATAAGGGCTGCTATTGGTCGAGACCGACGAATTTTGTGATCGGTGGATTTTCGAAGACCGAGGTTCAGCGCCAGAAGTGCCTCGACACATGTACCCGACGCGGTCAGCAATGGATTGCGTTCGGTTCCGTCAACTGCCTCTGCGGTAAAACCGCCCCGAGATATCATCAAGTCGACAATAACCGCTGTAATGCGCAGTGTGTCGGTATCTTGGATGGTGACTGCatcaagcagccaagaaacaaCTATGCCTTTGGGGAGGATGACGAGCTTTACGCCGTTTTCTCCATCCCTTCTATCGCCAACGACGAAACGAAACAACTGTCATCGCATCACAGACAGGGTCCATCGATTCATGCGACCGAATCTAAGCAGCTCGCGACAGACCAAGGCAAGGTTGGCAAGATCACGGCGCAGGGATGCTATTATATCTCAGGGCGTTCGTCAATGCTCATGAAGGTGTTGATTCACGACGATGACTCCCGCCGCGAATGCGCTAAGGTCTGCGCTCAAGATGGAAGGCCTCTTGCTCTTATCAGCGGAAACGAATGCTCCTGCGGTACCATGTATCCTGCAAGAGATGCCGCTGCTGGTTCTGATAAGTGCTACATGCCATGTTTAAGCGACGCTGATGACAGGTGTCAGCGCGATTCGGAGTACAACCCAGCTCGTCATGATCCTTATACCGCCGTTTATAACACCGGCCTTGGTTTTGATGTCGAGACTCTACCTTCTGTCGCTACTGAGTTACCGAGTTCTGAGAAAACATCCCTCAAGCATACGGAGCCAAATGGGCATCCCGGACAGGCTTGTTACAGAAGAGTACCCGCAAGTCCCGTATACAAAGTGTTCGCCGGCAACAGTCCTATGCTATGTCATCGCTTTTGTCAGCGGAAGGGTCATATGTATGCGATTACCTGGCATCAGATCTGCTACTGCAACAACGAATACCCCGATAAGAAAGACAAACTTCCAGATTCTCAGTGTGATATCCAGTGTCCCGGAACAAACCTCTTCAACTGCGGTGGCGACAATACCGCGTTCAGTGTTTACAACCTCGGCCCCGAGAGGAGACCTGTCATCGAGCCCAAGCCTATAAGACAGATTGAGCGATGCTTCTACGATATCCCCATGACCGCAGATCGCATACCTCTTGACGCAGGTGCAGTATCAAGGCTCCCTTTATCCTGCATAGACTCGTGCAAAGCCGCAGGAAAAGGGGTTGCTTTCATCAAAGGCTCGCAATGTCATTGCGCCCAAGGCTATCCTCGATCTAGCTCTACAACAGACCTTCGTGAATGCCAGATCCCTTGCGCCGGCGATTCAAAGTACTCTTGTGGAGGCTACGGTGTTACCGCAGACACTTTCTCGGCATACAGGACTGGCTACGCTGGTGGGAGGTACCGCATCCAACAGGAATCGAACAACAAAGGCCATATGCAGAAGCCTTTCCAGGAGCCGAGATTAGGCCGTGTCACATCACATGGCTGTTACAGTATGCAGTCTGCTACCTTGACTcacaagaagctggagagcATGAACAGCGTTGATCAATGTGCTCGCTACTGCCAACGTGAGGATAAGCCTGTCGCAGCTGTTCAACGGGGTTGGTGCCTGTGCTCTGATACATATCCTGCCAAGAGCGCACGGGTTGATGATTCTCAGTGTGCGAGCTGGTGTCCTGGTTGGTCCCGTGAAGCTTGTGGCGGAAGGAGAACATGGAGTGTTGTGAACACAGGAATTACCACTGACGTGGTGGACGACGAGCTCAAGACTGAAGAAGTTCAGCTACCTGCTAAGACCCCGAATCGTCCAACAGAGACGGGACTGTCTAAGCTCAAGCCCCATGGCTGCTTCACTCTTCCTGACTTCACCTCTTCGTATCCTCCACGCGTCAATATCAGAGGGCCCTACCGAAGCTCCAACGGAGATTCTTGCAATCGCCAGTGCACTATCAAGGGATATTCTGTTGCACTTCGCCATGGATCGAGATGCTTCTGTTCCAATAAGGTCCCAGAGGAATCTGCGCGAGTTACCGACGAGAAATGTTGGTTTACTTCCATTTTTGACCCACGCGAGCAGTGTGGCGGACCAGACGATGCTTACTCTGTGTACCGCCTTGGATCCGACTCGTCGGATACAGAGCAAAATGATGTTCCCAATAGCGATAACCCCAGTAAGTCTCCTGTGAAGCGACCACAGTGTTTGCATCATGGGATGGAGCGCATCTATGAGACTTCATCGTGGGCCATCACCAAAGTTGGTGAGTTTGCTCAGAACGCCCGAGACGGCTTGGCCGGATTTCTTGACAAAGCCCAAGATATCTTCGATGCCTGTCTTTGGAAGGTGATGGTTACGTTCTCAGATGTTATGTATAGTTTGGGATGGAGGTCGAGCTcaggtgatgttgatctATAGAATATGACCTTAAATAATCTCTTATGTTGTTTCACGAATCTGAATAGTTCATAAGTGTTGTGGCCTCTGGGAAGCTGGATGTTGCGTCCTCGGTGGTAAGCTGTGGTTCGGAAGATAATACGCTAGTGGGTAAGACATTAGCTGTCGTTGCTTCATCTGATGGTGCGAATGTAACACCAGGAATATTTGTGAAAGTCAGGTCTTCGGATGTCTCGATTGGCACCGTAGGGAACGCATTGGTTGAAGTATTAGAAAAGCGAAAAGAACTCGTTTGCGCAGGTGGTGTCTGTGTAGGTTCCAGAGACGGAAGAATGAGACTCGTAACGTCTACGGGCGAAGTGAAGTCGGAGGAATTTTTCGGGAACAGAAGCAATGGCTGTACGGAAAGGGGTGGATGTGGCCATAGAGTTCACCGTAGACTGCAGCGTCTGTAGATCGGTTGACGTAGGGACAGCGCTGGTAGATGTTTGGTCATCCTCGCACTCATCAATTATAATCAAGGGTTAGCTTCTGGTGAAACTTAGAAAAGAATTGCTAGTAGCTTACCTCCAACAACTGATAGCCTGACTGAGACGCAGCCAGGTGGTGGAGACCTGAAGGTTACGTATACCTGACCAGTTCCTGGGCTCTGACAGAAGCCTGCTTCGCCCTTCGGCAGATCGGGGCTACGAAACCGAAGGAATCCACCATCAGCGGCAAACGTTGTATCAACAGACCCAAGAGGTGGTGTCGCCTGTTGACCTCGCAGTTCCTTGAAGTCTTCGCCGTTGTAGTAAATCGGTTTCCCGTCGTCAAGAAGGCGACCGTCAGAGAGGCTAAACGCAGAAGCATCTTGACATATTTCCGAGGTAGAGCCTACAAAGCCCCCAAGTGCTCTCTTGAGACGTCTCAGCTTTGAGTTATCAGTATCTGGAACGATGCGGAAGACAACGAGCTGGTCGGGGCTGGGCGCTGTCGTGGGATCCGAGTCCGCTGGACCCGTATTGGTGGTAAGCAATGTTGTCATAAGCTCATTGGAGTCATCAGAAAGAGACTGAGAGGGATGAAAAGTCTCAGTCAGATCGAGAGACGGATCAGTGTCAGACTCAAATGTCGCAGAAGCTGTCAAGGAATCATCAAGAGTCCGCGATGTATTGTTCGCGTCATCTGTCGGCACAGAACTCGTAGCATTCGACAATACAGGGACAAGATAAGTAGATAGGTACGTTACACAGACTGTATCCGGCTCTTTGACAACATTTTGAGCACCAGTCTGCGTGATGAGACCTGACAGCAGTAATGAGTCGTCGTGACATTTTGCTGGGTACCAAGACAAGCAGCTTACCGACAGAGGATAAAAGAGGCGAAGGATCACATATTTAATCACATCTCTTGAGTATCCACCATCAAGGGAGGATATCCTCCGGTCTGTGATGCGAGGAATGGAAACATCTGATCGATCAGGAGTTGAGAACCGCTAGTCGGTCTGTGTGGCTGCAAGGGAGCGACCACTGTCGATGTCTCAGCCTGGACATGACCTAAATTATGGAGTGCAATGGATTTTGTCTCGAGAAAATATGCTTGTATAGTAAGCGAGACATCGCTTTGTGACTATTACTGGGTAATGAACGGGAGCTTTTTGCGATACTCTTGAGCCCATCCGCCATACCTCGCTCCCTACTTTTATTCTAAAGATACAAATGCGTCGAAGTCTCTCAAATAGTGCGCAAACTGGGCTGTTACTTGCTGGACATCTGGTTTGAATTGAAACTCCGTGTGCTAATCTGCCTCGATGCATGCTGTTGTACGGAAATGCTAAGGTTGGACATTTGCGCGCCTCGAGAGAGCTTCGGGGAGACGCTTAGCACGTGGATTTTTGTCTGACATTATTCACGCTATCATGAATTGAGAGCTGAGAATTCTTGTAAAATGAACATCTTCCCATCTAAAAGTCTTCTGGTTCTCGTGTTTGTGCAGCATCTCCCAGGATTCGGTCCCGATTGACAGACAGGACTAACAGAATCAGTAAGAATGGCGAATTAATTAACGTGAGGACCGATAGCCAGCAAGATTCTGCTTCActtctctttatctttataacttCTATCAGTGAGAACTCAGGATCATACGCCGATCCAATAACTTTTAATCCATCGTAAACTTCAATGAACATATGATCCATAAACATAACAACTTGGAAGCTTTCAACAGAACATAAATGTAATGAAACCCCTCGAAATGATTTACATATCTCTCTAGAAACCCTTTTTGTAGTTTTGTGTCGTTTTTAAACTCAGTGACTTGTTCCATACCCATTCTGAGCATCTGACAAGAGCCGTTCTCTCTCACCATCGGCCTccatctcaaccttcttTTCGACAAAGACTCTACCCTTGacggtgatgaagatggtcaGAATAAGACCCACAAGAGCTCCAACGGCACCCAAAGTCGCGTTGACAGGTGTTGGGTCATTGTGGAGTGGGCCATGCGTGAGGGCATCGAGTCCGGACTGAATGAGCTGCGTGATTCCAGAGACGCAAGTGATGGTACCATAAATGCGACCGAAAGTAGCGAAGCCAAAGACTTTGGTAGCGTAGTCACTAAAATACAGGTCAGTGATTAGAACCAACGAGGTTCATTGAAAAAGGTACTTACGAGACGGCAGAATAGTATAGAGGACGGAAGAAGACAAAAGCAACGACTGTGAAGTATCCAGCCATGATGTTCGGAATACAGTTCAAGACGCCAATCACGATGATGAACACCGTCAAAACAGCAAAGGTGGTAGGCACACTCAGGTTATTAAGCAATATTCCAATAAACGGCGTCGCAGCAACGCCTCCGATAGGCAGGGCAGCATCGAAGAACTCATTGATACGCTCAGCGGCTTTGTCGGAGCCCAACATGTATCGGTACTGCGATCTGACACCGGCGATGAAGTAGTTCATTCGGATCATCTGGAGGATGGTCAAGACAAGTATGAGGATGAACCAAGGCGTCATCATCTGCTTGTGGGCTGGCATCCCGTGGAGAACACCCCAGACACCGCTGGCTTCCTGTCggccctcctcttctttgacgCGTTCGCCTCGTTCTTGGCTATCACCAGCGAGTtcctcaatcttctcaagcttggctttTCTATGGCCGGCTCTAGCACTTCGAATGCGGGTGAGTTCATTTGTATCATCGATCTCTTCGTCCGATTCCTGAACATCGCGAGTGCGGTCTTGAGCGTGctcgatcttgatctcaagTTGCGGAAGGGTATGGTACGAGTGCGCTGGCATCCAGAGGAATTCAGCCAGTAAAATGGCTACCGGGACGGAAATGTAGCCGTAGAAGAACTTGTCGAGCGAAAATGATCCACCGGATGCTTCATAAGCCATGCGATAGAACAAAAACACTGCAGCCGAGGCATCAAATGCGCCGGTGACGAGCGCGACAATGAGTCCAGAATATTTCGGGAACGCGTTCGAAAGTTGGTAACTAGAAACGAAGATAAATGTACCGCCGAAAGCGAGAAGGATGTTACCAATGAGGTATCCGTGGAAGCCGGGATGCGAGAATGAGAtggccatcatcaacgaaCCGAGGGTGAGCAGAACACTCGAGACCAGCCAACAAACTCGTCGACCAAAGCGATCAAGGACAGTGCCAgccaaaagagaagaaacattCGCAGAGATTGAAGCAGAGATGAACAAAAGGTTCAAGCGCATGTCCTGCTCAGCGCATGGGATCCTGTAGTCCACCACGGGGCAGAGTTCGGAATAGATGCCCTCCTTGACGAGAATTGGCTTGAGGGCGGCGAAACCGAAGACAATACCTGCTGCAAACCAACATGCAATTATACCAGTCGCTACCTGAACTGCGAAAAGTTAGTGATGCCTCTCAATTGGGTCAACTGATTGACTCACTGTAGCGCTTGAGGTTGGAGACGTTGTAAGCCGCGATGTTGGGCAATTTTTTAGCAACCTCAACGGGCGCAAAACTCAATCGTCGCCATTCTGATCGATCACCGCTTTGGTCGCATTCATCCCCAGGAACAAGAATGTTTCCCGTTCCGAAGCCAGGGGAAACACTCGGATGACTCGGGCCTTCGTAGTTGGGATTCGCTGGGCCTTCGTAATCGAAGCCCTCAGTCTGGGTTACGTGCTGGGCGAGAGACATTTGCGCGTCTGTCAAAAAAGTCCACTACCCAAGCACAAAgtaaacaaaaaaaaaaagttgaACACAAATTGAATTgataaataagtaattaaatcCGATAGAGTATTATTTATTTCCAGACTCTTGAGAAATTGCGGTCAGGATCACGATGTTTCGGTGACTTTCTTCCCTGTACCGTTGCAGGTGACGTCAATAGGAACTCATTGTCAGAGCATGTCGTTATCGGGCGATAAGACTATTCTAATCTTGGGGGTACAAGCGAGGTTATTCGCAGACTGTGAGGCTGTGGAATCGCATCGAATTGAGGAGCCTCAGGCATTTGTTGTTTGACGCGACACGCAATTCCATGTTTTGTGCTGTTGCTTGCCGTTGTGAAGTTTCGCGAAGCTTCCCCGCCAGGGCCACTACATGGAGTACAGCTACAGGTATCGTACCATTGATGTTACCCTACACCAGCCGCATCATGTTGGTCGCCGCGACTGAGCGATCAATTGTGAGTTCTGAATGGTCAATTTCTTTCACGACATCCGTAGGTGATTGGGTGTTTGTGTGCAGTCTGAAAACCTCGTTTTTGTTACCTTGGACAACTGACAAGGAATGATTGCGCATGATGGTGTGTTTTCGAGAGCAAGCATCAGTTAGGCCCCCACTTCAATGCGAAAGGTCAGTGCGAGCAGAATCATCGCAGGGAGACGGAGGGCTTCCAAACCCAAAGTATCCGTGTCGCGTTGATGCAacttaaatagataatattgGGTATTAATTAAGGAGAGACCGTAGCTTTTTATGTCAGACTTTTTGATaaagccaaggccaagaaccCAACGCACTTAGCGTACACCTTCACCCTTCAGCGTGGGTTGAAGCAGCTTTCTTTGAGTTTATGCAATAAATTCTTTCATTACCAACAGCGCGCGATTAGCCTAAATAGTCTACATTGTCTTTCTCCATGACGATGTAGTTTATTTTCTGGGTCGTTGAATCAGCCTATTTTATGAATTGGCAAGGTTGAGTTGCATCGAGACCCCTCATTCTGTAGGTTCAATGCGGTCTTCGACAAGATCGTCATGCTACCAACAAGGGTCAAGATCTAGCGCTCGAATCGGCATCATCAATCGCGAGCGATTTGTTTCCGGGGGATCGCAATTCAGCCGTTTCCTCCCCCGCATTTGCCTGAATTTATCTCATGATCGACGGCTTGGATACGCATATATAATGACGGGAAGCTCTCGCGATTGAAGTGAAGTCTGGTGCATCGAGTACAATATCAGTTGAGTTGGTTCAAAATGCGCTTCTCTTGGCTATTGTACCCGCTTCTAGCAATGGGAAGTGCTCTTCCCGAAACGAAGACGGATGTTTCTACATACACCAACCCTGTACTTCCCGGATGGCACTCAGACCCATCATGCATTCAGAAAGATGGCCTCTTTCTCTGTGTCACTTCGACTTTCATCTCTTTCCCAGGTCTTCCCGTCTATGCTTCGCGGGATCTAGTTAACTGGCGTCTCATCAGTCATGTCTGGAACCGCGAGAAACAGTTGCCGGGCATTAGCTGGAAGACAGCGGGACAGCAGCAAGGAATGTACGCTCCAACTATTCGATACCACAAGGGAACATACTACGTCATCTGCGAGTACCTAGGTGTCGGAGATATCATTGgcgtcatcttcaagaccaccaaTCCGTGGGATGAGAGTAGTTGGAGTGACCCTGTTACCTTCAAGCCAACACACATCGACCCCGACCTCTTTTGggacgatgatggaaaggTTTATTGTGCTACCCATGGCATCACTCTGCAGGAGCTTGATTTGGAAACCGGAGAGCTTAGCCCGGAGCTTAACATTTGGAACGGCACAGGGGGCGTATGGCCCGAGGGACCCCATATCTACAAGCGCGACGGTTACTACTATCTCATGATTGCCGAGGGTGGGACTGCTGAAGACCACGCTATCACTATCGCTCGAGCACGCAAGATCACCGGCCCATACGAAGCTTACAAGAACAACCCAATATTGACCAACCGCGGAACATCTGAGTACTTCCAGACCGTTGGCCATGGCGATTTGTTCCAAGACACCAAAGGCAACTGGTGGGGTCTCTGTCTAGCTACTCGCATCACAGCATCAGGAGTTTCGCCCATGGGCCGTGAAGCCGTTCTATTTAATGGCACATGGAACAAGGGCGAATGGCCCAAGCTGCAACCGGTGCGAGGCCGGATGCCTGGAAACCTTCTCCCAAAGCCGACACGAAACGTTCCAGGAGATAGGCCCTTCAGCGCTGACCCGGATAACTACAACCTGAAGAAGACTAAGAAGATTCCGCCTCACTTTGTGCACCATAGAGTCCCTAGAGAGGGCGCCTTCTCTTTGTCCTCCAAGGGTCTACATATCGTGCCTAGCCGCAATAATGTTACCGGTAGTGTGTTGGCtggagatgagattgagctcTCAGGACAGCGAGGGCTAGCCTTCATCGGACGTCGCCAAACTCACACTCTGTTCAAGTACAGTGTTGATATCGACTTCAAACCCAAGTCCGACGACCAGGAAGCTGGAATCACCGTTTTCCGCACGCAGTTCGACCATATCGACCTTGGCATCGTTCGTCTTCCTACAAAGCAAGGCAGCAACAAAAAGTCCAAACTCGCCTTCCGATTCCGAGCCACAGGAGCTCAGAATGTTCCTACGCCAAAGGTAGTAGCGGTCCCCGATGGTTGGGAGAAGGGCGTAATTAGTCTACATATCGAGGCAGCCAACGCGACGCACTACAACCTTGGAGCTTCAAGCCACAGAGGCAAGaccctcatcatcgcgaCAGCATCAGCAAGTCTTGTCAGTGGAGGAATGGGCCAATTTGTTGGTAGCTTGCTTGGGCCTTATGCTACCTGTAACGGCAAAGGATCTGGAGTGGACTGTCCCAAGGGAGGCGATGTCTATGTGACCCAATGGACTTACAAGCCCGTGGCTCAAGAGATTGATCACGGAGTGTTTGTAAAATCGGAAATGTAGTTTAGGTTGTAGCTTAACTTCGAAGAAAATTATTTTCTGTCGAAGCATGATGGAAGCTCGGTAGCTGGATGTGCTGTGCTATTATTAGTGACACGTGCGACGGGAACCAATCTCACTGGAGGGATTATCCCTAGCTTCCATGTGGCCCCTCTCCACTCAGATCTTGGATGCAAGGGCGATGAACGGCTATTGGAATGCCGATTTAACGGGGCGACAAATCCGCCGAATGTTGACGTAAAAAGCCACGAAGAAATATTTTCCTGCGGAAGCTTAACTGACTGATTGGAGTCTCTGACGTTTTTGCTCTCCAACATACGCAGCATCGTCCAAAAAGCTGGCAACTATAATCATGTGACGTTGATGGTGAAAACCTAATCCCTTCGTCCACGTCAAGCTTTGAGCTTATCACAATGTACCTTTCTTACAGTGACACAATGTCTAACCTCAAAATACATACCGCCTTTCTGATACAGTGATACAGCAATTGGCTTTAAGCCGCAAAAGGTTACGCCGAAATGATACCCTTATCTCTGTGGCGATGGTGTCTTAGTGGCCTCCTCATCTAACCGTATTCGATCATTCCGAGGGTCCAGAACACAAATGCTCAGTAGCGACTTTGCCAGCAAATTCTTTTTCCCATTCATTTAATTCCCATTTCTCTTGTCATTCTCTTTATCGCTGTCTATCTCAACCACAATGGAGTTCCAAAAACCCCGACTGCCCCCCAAGGCACCAAGAAGTACGCTAAAACCTTCGAATGTCGTCACTCACGATCTGGACTTTTACGTACATCCGAATCTGGTCCCTGATCAAGACCCCTGCAAGGGTAGATTGCTTCGAGCCACGGGTCCTATTCGAGAAGGAACAGTTCTTCTCGTAGACATACCATATGCTATCGTCCCTTCTGTGACCTCCAACGAACCGCTTATCTGCAGCAATTTGTCGTGCTCTCGCCGTGTCCCGCAGAATGGTCGCGCCGTCCGCTGTGAGCATGCCTGTTTAAAAGATGTTGTCTGGTGTAATGTCGCATGCCGAGCGACGGATAAGAGCCGACATGGCTTTGAGTGTTCTTGGTTGAAGAAACACGCAGAAGCACTTCGCCAGAAAGAGGGAGAGTACAATTTCGCTACGGTCTGGCATGTTGTTCGACTGCTTGCCACGTGGAATGCCGAGTTACACAGCGGTAACACTCTTGCACAACAGCGGCATCCATGGGAGGCCCACTTCTTACGTGGCTGGAAAGCCGTAGACATGTGCTGTGCGTACCTTGACTCGTGGCCCGAGGTGCAGATTACACATTGGAAACGACTGGTCCATGAGTATCTGAGTGATGCGACTGTTCTACCGCCCCTGCTAAGTGCCGAACAAATGCTTTTGCTATTATGCAAGGAGGAGACCAATACCTTTGGCCTGTATCCGAGGGCTACTGGCTCTCAGCCCGTGAATGACAACGCTGCACCAAGAGGTGAATCGTACGGAATGGCCCTGTATCCCCGTGCTGCCCAGTTTAACCATTCTTGCCTACCAAACGTGAGCGAATACGGATAAAAAACGCCCCGTGAACGTGCCACTGACAGGTCTCATAGGTCACTCACAAACCCGACGGCCAAGCGCGAATGGTCTATACAGCAGCCCGTGATATCACAAAGGGTGAAGAATGCATGATCACATACTTCGATCTAACAACGCATAAAGACCTCTTAAGTAGGCAAAATCATACGCAAGAACAGTTTCAGTTCAAATGTACCTGCGAAAGATGTctgaaggaagaagcagaggaaAATATTGAGAGTATGGATTCATTGCCATTTGGCTTTTGAGAGGGCGTGCATGGAAAGGCGTTTGGGACCTGGGAAATGATGAGACAACAAATTAGGGCTTCAAGACAGTTAAAAAGAATTTCATATAAAATGATGATGTTTTTTTAAAGGATTGATTGTCCCTCAAAGTCGGAACTTAAGCGGCTTGTCAGCGGTGTGTAGTAGGCTAGTAGCTACAATCTTGGTGCATAGTCGGACATTGAATGAACCGAAGTGCGAAAATGAGCGAAAAGGATTCATTAATCATCAGCTGGGTGTTATTTCCAGTCCGCACTTTGATTCGTTGTGGAGTTTTGTTTCGTGGGTTTATGGAGCGGATCGAATGATATTATTACGTTATCTCGGGGTCTCGGACGAGAAACGGACAAATTAAGCAAGAAACGTGATATTCCAGCCCACTACCCACGATCAACCTCTGGCTGAGCTCGGAGACTATTCGGTGCGAAGTTGGCCCGTCTGAGCCATGATAGGCTGGACTCAACTCAATCGGATTCGTTTTTAGCCGATCATGTCATGACAGATTTCCTGGAAGAAGACCTTTTGACTAAAATGGGACGACTTGTCCGTATATAAATGGCCGAAGACCAAGACAATACCGAATGCTAAGCACCAATCATCACGACTTTTCATTACCACGACTTTTCATCAACATGAAGATTTTCATCGTCCTTGCCCATCCTGAGCCCCGATCCTTCAATGGCTCTCTGTTCCAAGTCTCTGTGAACGAGctcaaagctcaaggtcaCCAAGTCAAGACCTCGGACCTATACTCTATGGAATGGAAAGCCAAGGTCGATCGCTCAGACTTCCCAAATCTGGTATCCGATGCCCGTCTCAAGGTTGCATACGCATCAAGGGATTCATACACCGCAGGAAACCTTACCGAGGATGTCAGAACCGAACAAGAAAAGCTACTCTGGGCCGACGTTGTCCTATTTCACTTTCCGCTCTGGTGGTATACCATGCCCGCTATTCTCAAAGG
This region includes:
- a CDS encoding related to photosystem II protein D2, which translates into the protein MSLAQHVTQTEGFDYEGPANPNYEGPSHPSVSPGFGTGNILVPGDECDQSGDRSEWRRLSFAPVEVAKKLPNIAAYNVSNLKRYIQVATGIIACWFAAGIVFGFAALKPILVKEGIYSELCPVVDYRIPCAEQDMRLNLLFISASISANVSSLLAGTVLDRFGRRVCWLVSSVLLTLGSLMMAISFSHPGFHGYLIGNILLAFGGTFIFVSSYQLSNAFPKYSGLIVALVTGAFDASAAVFLFYRMAYEASGGSFSLDKFFYGYISVPVAILLAEFLWMPAHSYHTLPQLEIKIEHAQDRTRDVQESDEEIDDTNELTRIRSARAGHRKAKLEKIEELAGDSQERGERVKEEEGRQEASGVWGVLHGMPAHKQMMTPWFILILVLTILQMIRMNYFIAGVRSQYRYMLGSDKAAERINEFFDAALPIGGVAATPFIGILLNNLSVPTTFAVLTVFIIVIGVLNCIPNIMAGYFTVVAFVFFRPLYYSAVSDYATKVFGFATFGRIYGTITCVSGITQLIQSGLDALTHGPLHNDPTPVNATLGAVGALVGLILTIFITVKGRVFVEKKVEMEADGERERLLSDAQNGYGTSH
- a CDS encoding related to xylosidase/arabinosidase, encoding MRFSWLLYPLLAMGSALPETKTDVSTYTNPVLPGWHSDPSCIQKDGLFLCVTSTFISFPGLPVYASRDLVNWRLISHVWNREKQLPGISWKTAGQQQGMYAPTIRYHKGTYYVICEYLGVGDIIGVIFKTTNPWDESSWSDPVTFKPTHIDPDLFWDDDGKVYCATHGITLQELDLETGELSPELNIWNGTGGVWPEGPHIYKRDGYYYLMIAEGGTAEDHAITIARARKITGPYEAYKNNPILTNRGTSEYFQTVGHGDLFQDTKGNWWGLCLATRITASGVSPMGREAVLFNGTWNKGEWPKLQPVRGRMPGNLLPKPTRNVPGDRPFSADPDNYNLKKTKKIPPHFVHHRVPREGAFSLSSKGLHIVPSRNNVTGSVLAGDEIELSGQRGLAFIGRRQTHTLFKYSVDIDFKPKSDDQEAGITVFRTQFDHIDLGIVRLPTKQGSNKKSKLAFRFRATGAQNVPTPKVVAVPDGWEKGVISLHIEAANATHYNLGASSHRGKTLIIATASASLVSGGMGQFVGSLLGPYATCNGKGSGVDCPKGGDVYVTQWTYKPVAQEIDHGVFVKSEM